Proteins co-encoded in one Meiothermus sp. genomic window:
- the cas10 gene encoding type III-B CRISPR-associated protein Cas10/Cmr2 has protein sequence MTYLLSISIGPVQDFIVAARRTADLYAGSQILQELSRVVARYLADQNALLIFPSDQEADGANKILAEATGDPQQLVEGARKAAQEKLKYLWQEAMDGLPEQYQKQIDQGRAQLQLESFLEFYAAWVPLENNYPQARQGVERLLAGRKALREFAPTQQNDEGIPKSPLDPSRAAVIDPRMWGEATLRLPDGAHRPLRIKPTEHLDAISLLKRCYGAGMYQTVVDTRTMARRAQNPKAQPEDRWGEDDDHITEPQPYFAILVADGDRMGELISRQDNPEAHRALSNTLDDFAREAQRIVREHHGFMVYSGGDDVLAFLPVNQAVACAQDLSENFRHRVRGTLSAGIAVVHYREPLSQSLQRARDAEKAAKDGGRNALAVALHTRGGAPITVVRTWDRLRWRELLQSFEQGDLTQGLAYELLELAREWQDDMNVAYLQAEAERILGRKERKGLKLPLFESRQDLLDYAKELVVARFLSGVKTENQPEVSRA, from the coding sequence GTGACCTACCTGCTCTCCATCTCCATCGGCCCCGTACAGGACTTCATCGTCGCGGCCCGGCGCACCGCCGACCTGTACGCCGGTTCGCAGATTTTGCAGGAACTGAGCCGGGTGGTGGCCCGCTATCTGGCCGACCAGAACGCCCTGCTCATCTTCCCATCCGACCAGGAAGCCGATGGGGCCAACAAAATTCTGGCCGAGGCGACCGGCGACCCCCAGCAGTTGGTCGAGGGGGCCCGCAAAGCCGCTCAGGAAAAGCTGAAGTACCTCTGGCAAGAAGCCATGGACGGCCTCCCAGAGCAATACCAGAAGCAAATTGACCAGGGCAGGGCGCAGCTTCAGCTTGAAAGTTTCCTCGAGTTCTACGCGGCCTGGGTTCCGCTGGAAAACAACTACCCCCAGGCCCGGCAGGGCGTGGAGCGTCTGCTGGCCGGACGCAAGGCCCTGCGCGAGTTTGCCCCCACCCAGCAAAACGACGAGGGCATACCCAAGTCGCCCCTCGACCCTTCCCGCGCAGCGGTGATAGACCCCCGCATGTGGGGCGAGGCCACCCTGCGCCTGCCCGACGGCGCCCACCGCCCCCTGCGCATCAAGCCCACCGAGCACCTCGACGCCATCTCGCTGCTCAAGCGCTGCTATGGCGCGGGCATGTACCAGACAGTGGTGGACACCCGCACCATGGCCCGCCGGGCCCAAAACCCCAAAGCCCAGCCCGAAGATCGCTGGGGCGAGGACGACGATCACATCACAGAACCCCAGCCCTACTTCGCCATCCTGGTGGCCGACGGCGACCGCATGGGCGAGCTGATTAGCCGGCAGGATAACCCCGAAGCCCACCGCGCGCTTTCCAACACACTCGACGACTTCGCCCGCGAAGCCCAGAGGATCGTTCGGGAGCACCACGGCTTTATGGTCTACTCCGGCGGCGACGATGTGCTGGCCTTTTTGCCGGTGAACCAGGCCGTTGCCTGCGCGCAAGACCTCTCCGAAAACTTCCGGCACCGGGTGCGCGGCACCCTCTCGGCAGGGATAGCGGTGGTGCACTACCGCGAGCCGCTCTCCCAGTCTTTGCAGCGGGCTCGAGACGCCGAAAAAGCGGCCAAGGATGGGGGACGTAACGCCCTGGCGGTAGCCCTGCACACTCGAGGGGGAGCACCCATTACCGTGGTGCGCACCTGGGACAGGCTGCGCTGGCGTGAGCTACTGCAGTCGTTCGAGCAGGGCGATCTCACCCAGGGCCTGGCCTACGAGCTGCTCGAGCTAGCCCGGGAGTGGCAGGACGATATGAACGTGGCCTACCTGCAAGCCGAGGCCGAGCGCATCCTGGGGCGTAAGGAGCGCAAGGGCCTGAAGCTGCCCCTGTTCGAATCCCGCCAGGATCTGCTCGACTACGCCAAAGAGCTGGTTGTTGCTCGTTTTCTAAGCGGTGTAAAAACCGAAAATCAACCGGAGGTTAGCCGTGCCTGA
- the cmr1 gene encoding type III-B CRISPR module RAMP protein Cmr1 has product MPRTVPIPPPPLKAPALETWTLRLRTITPMFGGSATPRQVDPEHPVRAASVRGHLRFWWRATAGAQYATAKELFEAEERIWGSAKKQGQVALTVSEQGYENTLQPSSLGERVKPYERFFVYPFLRNKNDSEASGLVGVSFSLELRLSNSLTLEEEAEVKTAVRAWLAFGGVGARTRRGLGALQVVSSQTGWHPKDLSELKGWFAGLQSNGYYSCLSGARATFSKPYKDGVRAWKDLSIFWARFRKGHYTGKYPEYSAMGGAMWEDHAKLKALTPGQKVSLAKPYMGLPIIYQKFTGAFAGEITPADGSRMASPVLLKPVAFADGSVRAMVLVLSAPEPQGVSVKGQTYDLSWPTDDRVVRALGGKDLIETVLRAAQKEGFTEEVRL; this is encoded by the coding sequence ATGCCCAGGACGGTTCCGATTCCACCCCCGCCGCTCAAGGCGCCGGCCCTGGAAACCTGGACGCTCCGGCTGCGCACCATCACCCCCATGTTTGGCGGCAGCGCCACACCGCGTCAGGTAGACCCTGAGCACCCGGTGCGGGCAGCCAGCGTGCGCGGCCACCTGCGTTTCTGGTGGCGGGCTACGGCGGGGGCGCAGTATGCCACCGCCAAGGAGCTGTTTGAAGCAGAGGAGCGCATCTGGGGGAGCGCGAAGAAACAAGGGCAGGTGGCCCTGACAGTCAGTGAGCAGGGTTACGAAAACACTCTCCAGCCTTCGTCCCTGGGTGAAAGGGTAAAGCCTTATGAGCGCTTTTTCGTCTATCCCTTTTTGAGGAACAAAAACGATTCCGAAGCCTCGGGGCTCGTCGGGGTCTCGTTTAGCCTCGAGCTACGGCTCTCGAACTCCCTCACGCTCGAGGAAGAGGCTGAGGTAAAAACAGCCGTCCGAGCCTGGCTGGCTTTTGGCGGGGTGGGGGCCCGGACTCGGCGGGGGTTAGGGGCGTTGCAAGTCGTTTCATCCCAAACCGGATGGCACCCCAAAGACCTCTCTGAGCTAAAGGGGTGGTTCGCGGGGCTTCAATCCAACGGGTACTACTCGTGTCTATCTGGGGCGAGGGCTACCTTCTCCAAGCCCTACAAAGACGGAGTAAGGGCCTGGAAAGACCTGAGCATTTTTTGGGCCCGCTTCCGCAAGGGGCACTACACCGGAAAGTATCCCGAGTACAGCGCGATGGGCGGGGCCATGTGGGAAGATCACGCCAAGTTAAAAGCTCTCACTCCAGGCCAAAAAGTCAGCTTGGCCAAGCCTTATATGGGCTTGCCCATTATCTACCAGAAGTTCACCGGCGCCTTCGCAGGGGAAATCACCCCTGCCGATGGAAGCCGCATGGCCTCACCCGTCCTCCTCAAGCCGGTCGCCTTCGCTGATGGCTCGGTGCGGGCGATGGTGCTGGTGCTTTCCGCGCCCGAACCCCAGGGGGTCAGTGTGAAAGGCCAGACCTACGATCTTTCCTGGCCCACCGACGATCGTGTGGTACGGGCGCTAGGTGGGAAGGACTTGATAGAAACTGTTTTGCGGGCTGCCCAAAAGGAGGGCTTCACTGAGGAGGTACGCCTGTGA
- the cas7c gene encoding type I-C CRISPR-associated protein Cas7/Csd2, producing the protein MNPIQNRYEFLLFFDVKDGNPNGDPDSGNAPRIDPEDGHGLVSDVALKRRLRNYAQVAGASIFVQHGTNLNRPIFEAHIKTEGGFTGSKTKDKVEAARRWMCEQFFDVRTFGAVMSTGANAGQVRGPVQITFARSLDPIFPAEFSITRGAVAEDVKNAKTLEDYLRWEAEQPEDKLRTMGRKSQVAYGLYMAKGFISAHLAEQTGFSEADLKLLVEALMNMFEHDRSASKGHMATRRLYLFKHVGNGDPNNDEQNRRQARLGCAPAHRLLELGQVVSVERLDESRPPRSFSDYRITADPAQLPKGVRMLELSEWDEASWDAWMGA; encoded by the coding sequence ATGAACCCTATCCAGAACCGCTACGAGTTCCTGCTGTTTTTCGACGTCAAGGACGGCAACCCCAACGGCGACCCCGACAGCGGCAACGCCCCGCGCATCGACCCCGAGGACGGCCACGGCCTGGTGAGCGACGTGGCCCTGAAGCGGCGCCTCCGTAACTACGCCCAGGTGGCGGGGGCCAGCATCTTCGTGCAGCACGGCACCAACCTGAACCGGCCCATCTTCGAGGCTCACATAAAAACCGAAGGCGGGTTTACCGGAAGCAAGACCAAAGACAAAGTAGAGGCCGCGCGGCGCTGGATGTGCGAGCAGTTCTTCGACGTGCGCACCTTTGGCGCGGTGATGAGCACCGGGGCCAACGCCGGCCAGGTGCGGGGGCCGGTGCAGATCACCTTCGCCCGGAGCCTCGACCCCATCTTTCCGGCGGAGTTCAGCATTACCCGTGGGGCGGTGGCCGAGGACGTAAAAAACGCCAAAACCCTGGAAGATTACCTGCGCTGGGAGGCCGAGCAGCCCGAGGACAAGCTGCGCACCATGGGGCGCAAAAGCCAGGTGGCCTATGGGCTGTACATGGCTAAAGGCTTCATCAGCGCCCACCTGGCCGAGCAAACCGGCTTTAGCGAGGCCGACCTGAAGCTGCTGGTGGAAGCCCTCATGAACATGTTCGAGCACGACCGCAGCGCCAGCAAGGGCCACATGGCGACCCGCCGCCTGTACCTGTTCAAGCACGTGGGCAACGGCGACCCCAATAACGACGAGCAGAACCGGCGCCAGGCCCGGCTGGGCTGTGCGCCTGCGCACCGGCTGCTCGAGCTGGGGCAGGTGGTCTCGGTGGAGCGGTTGGACGAGAGCAGGCCCCCGCGCAGCTTCTCCGATTACCGGATTACCGCCGACCCCGCCCAACTGCCCAAAGGGGTGCGGATGCTCGAGCTTTCCGAGTGGGACGAGGCCAGTTGGGATGCCTGGATGGGAGCCTAG
- the cas8c gene encoding type I-C CRISPR-associated protein Cas8c/Csd1: MLSQLVSYTQQKGLLAEPGFTTKEIRWLVGVSPQGAFTELIPLENQARTAPDLSQPDMISLPGYLRGQGHSVEQAAHFLADTCAVVFGLAERDANGQVRKPDEHARNLQKQATFRLLIQLAANDVPLLKPIAQALSDPEQMQTILQKLEAQAQKRGAEKLKPTDKVSFWLQGRCVLDFPDWHDWWRQFRTQAFPKSGSEGRMPSFASGALVTPASTHPKVTKLGGSAFGHALVTYDKEAFESYGLSQGENAAVEEQAANAYRAGLDALLEKAEILGEMKVVVWYDREIPKEDDFFKDLFAPAADEAQELQALERARRVLQALRTGQAPPVLQSARFFSAAMSPASGRVMLRDWQMGQLEDFIHAVAAWFSDLAIVRRDGGSLASPPGLNRLFLSLQRPKTPEQNFDDYLKPIKQLQTPLWRAALNPRLPIPYAAVAKIMETHTAEVMTGAFTEALKAQKPDAAALGRIYARMGLLKAYHNRKGGYRMSAELDLSHPSPAYHCGRLMCILAQIQEAASESEINAGVIQRYYGAASSTPSLVLGRLTRLSQHHLAKMAKDAPGLAYWFNTQLAEVWKALGKNLPRTLSLEEQSLFALGYYQQMAASRKKSDSEKEST, encoded by the coding sequence ATGCTTTCGCAGTTGGTCTCGTACACCCAGCAAAAAGGGTTGCTGGCCGAGCCGGGCTTTACCACCAAAGAAATCCGCTGGCTGGTGGGGGTAAGCCCGCAGGGGGCCTTCACCGAGCTGATTCCGCTGGAAAACCAGGCCAGAACCGCGCCCGACCTTTCCCAGCCCGATATGATTAGCCTTCCCGGCTACCTGCGGGGCCAGGGGCATTCGGTAGAGCAGGCCGCTCACTTCCTGGCCGATACCTGCGCGGTGGTGTTTGGCCTGGCCGAGCGGGACGCTAACGGCCAGGTCAGGAAGCCCGATGAGCACGCCAGGAACCTGCAAAAACAGGCCACCTTCCGTCTGCTGATTCAGCTTGCCGCCAACGACGTACCGCTCCTAAAACCCATTGCCCAGGCCCTGTCCGACCCGGAGCAGATGCAGACAATTTTGCAGAAGCTCGAGGCCCAGGCCCAGAAAAGAGGGGCCGAAAAGCTCAAACCCACCGATAAAGTCTCCTTTTGGCTTCAGGGCCGGTGCGTGCTGGACTTCCCCGACTGGCACGACTGGTGGCGGCAGTTCAGAACCCAGGCTTTCCCCAAGTCGGGCTCAGAAGGGCGCATGCCCTCGTTCGCCAGCGGTGCGCTGGTGACCCCCGCCTCCACCCACCCCAAGGTGACTAAGCTGGGTGGGAGCGCCTTTGGGCACGCCCTGGTCACCTACGACAAGGAGGCTTTTGAGTCCTATGGCCTCTCGCAGGGGGAAAACGCCGCGGTGGAGGAGCAGGCCGCCAATGCCTACCGGGCCGGGCTGGATGCCCTGCTGGAGAAAGCCGAGATCCTGGGCGAGATGAAGGTGGTGGTCTGGTACGATCGGGAAATTCCAAAAGAAGACGACTTCTTCAAAGACCTCTTCGCGCCTGCAGCAGACGAGGCCCAGGAGCTACAGGCCCTCGAGCGCGCCCGTCGGGTTTTACAGGCCCTCCGAACCGGCCAGGCCCCGCCCGTTCTGCAGAGCGCCCGCTTCTTTTCCGCCGCCATGAGCCCGGCCTCGGGCCGGGTGATGCTGCGCGACTGGCAGATGGGGCAGCTCGAGGACTTCATTCATGCAGTAGCGGCCTGGTTTTCCGACCTCGCCATCGTGCGGCGCGACGGAGGGAGCCTTGCCAGCCCCCCCGGCCTCAACCGGCTTTTCCTCAGTCTCCAGCGGCCCAAAACCCCCGAGCAAAACTTCGACGACTACCTCAAACCCATCAAACAGCTCCAGACCCCCCTCTGGCGGGCCGCCCTCAACCCCCGCCTGCCCATCCCCTACGCAGCGGTCGCCAAAATCATGGAGACCCACACCGCCGAGGTGATGACCGGGGCTTTTACCGAAGCCTTGAAGGCTCAGAAACCCGACGCTGCTGCCCTTGGGCGCATCTACGCCCGCATGGGGCTTTTGAAGGCCTACCACAACCGCAAAGGAGGTTATCGGATGAGTGCAGAACTCGACCTAAGCCACCCCAGCCCGGCCTACCACTGTGGCCGCTTGATGTGCATCCTGGCCCAGATTCAGGAGGCCGCCAGCGAGTCCGAGATCAACGCCGGGGTGATCCAGCGCTACTACGGGGCCGCTTCCAGCACCCCCTCGCTGGTGCTGGGCCGGCTGACCCGGCTCTCGCAGCACCACCTGGCCAAGATGGCTAAAGACGCACCCGGCCTGGCCTACTGGTTCAACACCCAGCTCGCCGAGGTCTGGAAAGCCCTGGGTAAAAACCTGCCGCGCACCCTGAGCCTGGAAGAGCAGAGCCTTTTTGCCCTGGGCTACTACCAGCAGATGGCCGCCAGCCGCAAGAAATCTGATTCTGAAAAGGAGAGCACATGA
- the cas5c gene encoding type I-C CRISPR-associated protein Cas5c, with the protein MRSFQLEVWGELACFTRPEFKVERFSYPIITPSAARGIFDAIYLDFDPQHKTPLMYWQVRRIEVLSPVRYISLMRNEVKEKASVRNIQAWMKDPSRFEPLYADASGDETSGGAKGRTQRQTMALKNVRYRLTAQAVLYREDPALRQKIEQSFLRRARAGQCIYQPYLGCREFTGYFRLVEDEGAAPVPYNEKIGWMLYDVFDLSRPGRPLRTDRGEKPSISLFEAEVVQGVLEVPPYESPQVRKGGG; encoded by the coding sequence ATGCGAAGTTTTCAGTTAGAAGTCTGGGGAGAGCTGGCCTGTTTCACCCGGCCCGAGTTCAAGGTGGAGCGCTTCAGCTACCCCATCATCACCCCCAGCGCGGCGCGTGGTATCTTCGATGCCATCTACCTCGACTTCGACCCCCAGCACAAAACGCCCCTGATGTACTGGCAGGTGCGCCGCATCGAGGTGCTGAGCCCGGTGCGCTACATCAGCCTGATGCGCAACGAGGTCAAGGAGAAGGCCAGCGTGCGCAACATCCAGGCCTGGATGAAAGACCCCAGCCGCTTTGAGCCCCTGTACGCCGACGCCTCGGGGGATGAGACCAGCGGTGGTGCCAAGGGCCGCACCCAGCGCCAGACCATGGCCCTCAAAAACGTGCGCTACCGCCTGACCGCCCAGGCCGTGCTCTACCGCGAAGACCCCGCTTTGCGGCAAAAAATCGAGCAGAGTTTTCTCCGGCGGGCTCGAGCCGGCCAGTGCATCTACCAGCCCTACCTGGGCTGCCGCGAGTTTACCGGCTACTTCCGGCTGGTGGAGGATGAAGGGGCCGCCCCGGTGCCCTACAACGAAAAAATCGGCTGGATGCTTTACGACGTCTTCGACCTCTCGCGCCCAGGCCGCCCGCTGCGTACCGACCGCGGCGAGAAACCGAGCATCAGCCTGTTCGAGGCCGAGGTGGTGCAGGGGGTGCTCGAGGTGCCCCCCTACGAAAGCCCACAGGTTCGCAAAGGGGGTGGGTGA
- a CDS encoding CRISPR-associated endonuclease Cas3'', which translates to MEATYHQNKAHRLLRLLELLEQKAWRPHELRKELGLGERAIFDYLLEAEALAERLGLEFRHDRLRGLYWVEVRERLSLTETVVAHAALRMLAHHAPGSNKAYQEALRKLSKHLPEPLRSIALRSTEALNQRPPSLSGANLETLTQGWLNQQVVAFEYRLPQARVIRVELETYFIEVSRANMAVYVIGKDRLYGRGLHYLENLKTYKLERIQRPRLLDETYTIPDDFDPSQYLSNAWGIVRSEPPMQVRLRFNPEASERIREGGYPNLQILEQLEGGSTLVQITVGTDTEGFPLELLPWIQSWGPRVEVLEPESLRRAWLAEARAVLEQYGQPGLVSRTYWAHTHPNPARWQPLREHLHQVAERAAAKARPFGEEENARLAGRLHDLGKYGDLFQRRLEGREKGLDHWSAGAHLALFEYRQPAVALAVQGHHIGLQSGAKESLKEMKLREDGKGFPPDLRLSEPDLEVLKARLQKDGLELPPPSRTLITPPASAAAMLDTRMLFSALVDADFLDTEAHIKGPEARPAPPELRAREALERLEAHLARLGQAGHIPQKTRELRRLVAEAAASAAEQAASVFTLTAPTGLGKTLAMLRFALRRAVRDPRIRRIVVVLPYLSILDQTAKVYRELFQDFGPHYILEDHSLAYRPLSRELSDEQDLQERERRLLSENWEAPIVLTTHVQLLESLHANRPGACRKLHNLAGSVLLFDEVQTLPTHLALPTLKTLAHLASEKYGAVVVFSTATQPAFDTLHEQIRRGEPQGWQPVEMLPEPEQLFAQSQRVELEWWLKNPTPWPHLATLLEAEPQVLAVLNLKRQAYALFHEAQARDLEGLYHLSTALCPAHRRGVLEEVQRRLEQGQPCRLVATQVVEAGVELDFPVGYRALGPLEAIAQTAGRINRHGLRPQGRLVVFLPEEEAYPDRTYGRAAALTRALQAEGPLTLEPATFRRYYQSLYALQQVSNPEIEALIQTQNYAELARRYRIIESAAVNVVVPYNDEALALMQEARDQGISAAWIHRARPYTVPYFLPQDGPPPFLETVFLRYGRGEAPDWFLSADPALYDARLGFTPQEGGAAGLVV; encoded by the coding sequence ATGGAAGCAACGTACCATCAAAACAAAGCCCACAGGCTGCTCCGGCTGCTGGAGCTGCTCGAGCAGAAAGCCTGGCGGCCCCACGAGCTGCGCAAAGAGCTGGGCCTTGGGGAACGGGCCATCTTCGATTACCTGCTCGAGGCCGAGGCCCTGGCCGAGCGGCTGGGGCTCGAGTTCCGGCACGACCGGCTGCGGGGCCTCTACTGGGTCGAGGTGCGGGAGCGGCTGAGCCTTACCGAAACCGTGGTCGCCCATGCGGCTTTGCGTATGCTGGCGCACCATGCGCCGGGTAGCAACAAAGCCTACCAGGAAGCCTTGCGAAAACTATCCAAACACCTGCCGGAGCCCCTGCGCAGCATCGCCCTGCGCAGCACCGAGGCCCTGAACCAGCGCCCCCCCAGCCTGAGCGGGGCCAACCTCGAGACCCTCACCCAGGGCTGGCTCAACCAGCAGGTGGTGGCCTTCGAGTACCGTCTTCCCCAGGCGCGGGTTATCCGGGTTGAACTCGAGACCTACTTCATCGAGGTGTCCCGGGCCAATATGGCGGTTTACGTGATCGGTAAAGACCGGCTGTATGGCCGGGGCCTGCACTACCTCGAGAACCTCAAGACCTACAAGCTCGAGCGCATCCAGCGTCCGCGCCTGCTGGACGAAACCTACACCATTCCCGACGACTTCGACCCCAGCCAGTACCTCTCCAACGCCTGGGGCATCGTGCGCAGCGAACCGCCCATGCAGGTGCGGCTGCGCTTCAACCCGGAGGCCAGCGAGCGCATCCGGGAGGGGGGTTACCCCAACCTGCAGATCCTTGAGCAGCTCGAGGGTGGTAGCACTCTCGTTCAAATTACCGTTGGCACCGATACCGAAGGATTCCCCCTCGAGCTGCTACCCTGGATTCAGAGCTGGGGGCCCAGGGTGGAGGTGCTGGAGCCAGAAAGCCTGCGGCGGGCCTGGCTGGCCGAGGCGCGGGCGGTGCTCGAGCAGTACGGGCAGCCCGGCCTGGTTTCCAGAACCTACTGGGCCCACACCCACCCCAACCCCGCCCGCTGGCAGCCCCTGCGGGAACACCTGCACCAGGTGGCCGAACGGGCGGCGGCCAAGGCCCGGCCCTTTGGCGAGGAAGAAAACGCCCGGCTGGCGGGCCGCCTGCACGACCTGGGCAAGTACGGCGACCTGTTCCAGCGCCGGCTCGAGGGCAGGGAAAAGGGCCTCGACCACTGGTCGGCGGGGGCCCACCTGGCCTTGTTTGAGTACCGCCAGCCCGCGGTGGCCCTGGCCGTACAGGGCCACCACATCGGGTTGCAGAGCGGGGCTAAGGAAAGCCTGAAGGAGATGAAGCTACGCGAGGACGGAAAGGGCTTCCCCCCCGATTTGCGGCTGAGCGAGCCCGACCTCGAGGTGCTCAAAGCCCGCCTGCAGAAGGACGGCCTCGAGCTGCCCCCGCCCAGCCGTACCCTCATCACCCCGCCGGCCAGCGCGGCCGCCATGCTGGATACCCGCATGCTCTTCTCGGCCCTGGTGGACGCCGATTTTCTGGACACCGAGGCCCACATCAAAGGCCCTGAAGCCCGTCCTGCACCCCCGGAATTGCGGGCCAGGGAAGCCCTGGAGCGCCTCGAGGCCCACCTGGCCCGGCTCGGTCAGGCAGGCCACATCCCCCAGAAAACGCGCGAGCTGCGCAGGCTGGTGGCCGAGGCCGCAGCAAGCGCAGCAGAACAGGCCGCCTCGGTCTTCACCCTCACCGCCCCCACCGGCCTGGGCAAAACCCTGGCCATGCTGCGCTTCGCCCTGCGGCGGGCCGTGCGCGACCCCCGCATACGCCGGATTGTGGTGGTGCTGCCCTATCTTTCCATCCTCGACCAGACCGCCAAAGTCTACCGCGAGCTGTTCCAGGACTTCGGGCCCCATTACATCCTGGAAGACCACAGCCTGGCCTACCGGCCCCTCTCCAGAGAACTCTCCGACGAGCAGGACTTGCAGGAGCGCGAACGCCGCCTCCTGAGCGAAAACTGGGAGGCCCCCATCGTCCTTACCACCCACGTGCAGCTTCTGGAAAGCCTGCACGCCAACCGCCCTGGGGCCTGCCGCAAACTGCACAACCTGGCGGGTAGCGTGCTGCTTTTCGACGAGGTGCAGACCCTGCCCACCCACCTGGCTCTGCCCACCCTCAAAACCCTGGCCCACCTGGCCAGCGAGAAGTACGGGGCGGTGGTGGTGTTTTCCACCGCTACCCAGCCCGCCTTCGACACCCTGCACGAGCAGATCCGGCGCGGTGAGCCCCAGGGCTGGCAGCCGGTGGAGATGCTGCCGGAACCCGAACAGCTTTTTGCCCAGAGCCAGCGGGTAGAACTCGAGTGGTGGCTGAAAAACCCCACCCCCTGGCCCCACCTGGCTACCCTGCTGGAGGCCGAGCCGCAGGTGCTGGCCGTGCTCAACCTCAAGCGCCAGGCCTACGCCCTGTTCCACGAGGCCCAGGCGCGCGACCTCGAGGGGCTCTACCACCTGTCCACCGCCCTGTGCCCGGCCCACCGGCGGGGGGTGCTCGAGGAGGTACAGCGCCGCCTCGAGCAGGGCCAGCCCTGCCGCCTGGTAGCCACCCAGGTGGTGGAAGCCGGGGTGGAGCTGGACTTCCCGGTGGGCTATCGCGCCCTGGGGCCGCTCGAGGCCATCGCCCAGACCGCCGGGCGCATCAACCGGCACGGCCTGCGCCCGCAGGGCCGGCTGGTGGTCTTCCTGCCCGAGGAGGAAGCCTACCCCGACCGGACCTACGGCCGGGCCGCCGCCCTTACCCGCGCCTTGCAGGCCGAGGGGCCGCTCACGCTCGAGCCCGCCACCTTCCGCCGCTACTACCAGAGCCTCTACGCGCTCCAGCAGGTGAGCAACCCCGAGATCGAGGCCTTGATTCAGACCCAGAACTACGCCGAGCTGGCCCGGCGCTACCGAATCATCGAGTCGGCGGCGGTAAACGTGGTGGTGCCCTACAACGACGAAGCCCTGGCCCTGATGCAGGAGGCCCGCGACCAGGGCATTTCCGCGGCCTGGATTCACCGGGCCCGGCCCTACACCGTGCCCTACTTCCTGCCCCAAGATGGCCCCCCGCCCTTCCTGGAGACGGTCTTCCTGCGCTATGGGCGGGGCGAGGCCCCGGACTGGTTTCTCTCTGCCGACCCCGCGCTCTACGACGCCCGGCTGGGCTTTACACCCCAGGAGGGAGGGGCCGCGGGGCTGGTGGTCTGA